The following DNA comes from Bacteroidetes bacterium SB0662_bin_6.
AGAGATCTTCCCCCTGCATAGTTCAGGCGAACGGACCAGGGCCCTCGGTCGGCGACTGCGGAAAGTTCAACCCCGTACGCCCGCGCTTCTCCCCTCACATACTGCCCGAGCAATTCGCCCACATCGATCCCCGGCCCCACCAGTTCATTTTTATTGCGAAACTCATCCTCCGGCAGCAGGACATCCGTTACATAACGCCAGTACATATCCCCATGCAGGGTCAGCCCCCGCAAGGGCCTGCTCTCGAGCCCCATCGATCCCTGGTACCCGGAAGACGGCGCAATATCTTCACTTGCCGGAATCCAGCGGCTAGTCACGAGATCGTACGTAAAGGCATAGCGGTCGCGCAATCTGTGGAGATATTGCATGGTCCGGCCGACGCCGGCCCGCAGGCGAAGCCGCCGGGGATCCATGACATGCTCAAGCGCGAGGCTCGGGCTGACATCCGTGCGAAACTCGGCTCCGAACACATTCAGGCGCACTCCCGGATGAATGATCCAGCGCTCGTTCAATTGCCACACATCCTGCGCATACACGGCCAGTTCGGGCTCCGCCGCTTCGTTTTCCTGCGCATGCCGGTCGACCGTTCCCGCCGAGCGGCGGATCACCGCATCGAGCGATGAGGAAAAATCGCGCACACCGGCTTGCAAACCTACCTTTATCCGGTGGGAAACGGATTGAAAATATTCAATGTCCAGCTTCATCCCCGCGTCCCGCAGGTCCACCCGGTAGTCGGACTGCATGACCGCCGAGATCGTCGGGCGCAGCAAGGTGCTCTCGCGTGCCCGGTAGGTGGACAGATACGCTGTTCCCGTCGCGAAAAGGCGCTCGGAAAACAGATGCTGGTATCTTGCGCTGACCAACTGATTCCGCCACTCCTGAGCCACCTCGAAGAAAAGGTCCGCCGGGCGAAGCCAGGACGAGAAATCCAGCGACAAATCGAACGGCAGGCGCAGGTCGAGCTCATCGCCCCCGCGATAATAACTGATCGATAATCGATCCGCGCTCCCGAACCGGTGCGTGTACTTGGCGCTCGCGTCGTAGAAATGGTATCCCGTGCGGAGCGTGTCCCGGCGGCCGTCCGCATTTTCTACGGGGTGCTCGCGTCCGATAATCTTGTCGAGATAGGACCTGCGCGCCGCCGCCATGAACGAACTGTTGGCGGTCACCGGCGACTCGATCACCATACGCCCGCTGAGCGGACTCACCGCCATGAACACCCCGGGTTCCTGCTGTGACCCGTCCTTCATCTGCGCATCCAGGACCGACGATATCCTCCCCCCGTATTCCACGGGAAAAGAGCCCCGGTACAGCTTGATATCCTTGAATGTCTCGGTCTGGAAGATGGAAATGAGGCTGAATGCGTGCCAGGGATGATACACAGGCGCTCCGTCGAGCATATAGAGATTCTGATCGGGAGAAGCCCCGCGAATCAGCATGCCGCCGTGGAGTTCGCCCGCTTTGCGTATACCCGGAAACCGCTGAAGGGCCTGGAACAGGTCCGATTCCCCGGGGAAGGACGGAAGCCTTTCGAGGCGGCGAACCGATTCCCTGAGCAGACCCGGCGAAGCTGCGCCCACCGCATAGTCCGCGCGTTCGTCTTCCACGACAATGCCGCCTCCTTCCAGCGCTACAGGGAC
Coding sequences within:
- a CDS encoding TonB-dependent receptor, with the protein product MRRLSVIFLFLLLSLPAVGQTIRVEVEETPLRDALLSVRDQAGVDIVFSEALVLDRNTTCTYEGSSVEDALACVLRPATLEAQRVRRRQYVVVRASVADGAGTARRWTLRGFVIDRETGEALPGAHIYLSELRIGAVTNNAGYFALSSLPPGDYAVQASFLGYTTGERRIAETPLPVIVPLVPVALEGGGIVVEDERADYAVGAASPGLLRESVRRLERLPSFPGESDLFQALQRFPGIRKAGELHGGMLIRGASPDQNLYMLDGAPVYHPWHAFSLISIFQTETFKDIKLYRGSFPVEYGGRISSVLDAQMKDGSQQEPGVFMAVSPLSGRMVIESPVTANSSFMAAARRSYLDKIIGREHPVENADGRRDTLRTGYHFYDASAKYTHRFGSADRLSISYYRGGDELDLRLPFDLSLDFSSWLRPADLFFEVAQEWRNQLVSARYQHLFSERLFATGTAYLSTYRARESTLLRPTISAVMQSDYRVDLRDAGMKLDIEYFQSVSHRIKVGLQAGVRDFSSSLDAVIRRSAGTVDRHAQENEAAEPELAVYAQDVWQLNERWIIHPGVRLNVFGAEFRTDVSPSLALEHVMDPRRLRLRAGVGRTMQYLHRLRDRYAFTYDLVTSRWIPASEDIAPSSGYQGSMGLESRPLRGLTLHGDMYWRYVTDVLLPEDEFRNKNELVGPGIDVGELLGQYVRGEARAYGVELSAVADRGPWSVRLNYAGGRSLTRSEALGETSFRPSRYDVPRSFGALVAREIGKWRVTSILEARSGYPTTVPVAQYAIGDPLDETTRYLYRPFLNNGRLPPYFRMDIAAERSFRVLGAFWLARLHLYNVTNRRNVTARQYLPSEQGMEVQNRRGLPILPLFEIRMQL